A stretch of the Bradyrhizobium arachidis genome encodes the following:
- a CDS encoding TAXI family TRAP transporter solute-binding subunit translates to MSAEGPMPANDQPPSRPKVIKTNQQQVVLYVVLTLILSLVTVWSGRTLLRNSETLTFAVGDANSDQARFAAKLADVLKNNTSRFRLKIVNNPDNAKALAQFDRKQADLAIVRTDNKVPSRARTLAILEHDLVLLLGPGNKKIKSLAELKKKKVAVVAESDSSLAFVRTMLDAPEGSEAAAKIQMAPQGMPLDKLFSPGGYGAVIAIVHASRAVRDKAYEQVAKRGGFTLNAIDESKALARKIPGIYDETLTAGTLSASPEIPDDDLETIGLEWLLVTQSRMSLTSAGELARIIYENKSELGLDNGFATRIEPASVDKDAYVMAHQGAADYINDDTKSFMDKYSDMMYLGAGALSVIGSIFAAIYAKVTRIAPERAGQLSTAILDIGERIEHAHSLDELECLQEELEGILRGAIVGLRDGSISTDGLDTFKLGYEFVRDEIGMRRDYLKRHAGDVERRHAGDGDKRQVDGDKATLPNDDTNVVVVKTAQSA, encoded by the coding sequence ATGAGTGCTGAAGGCCCCATGCCCGCCAACGACCAGCCCCCATCGCGGCCCAAGGTGATCAAGACCAACCAGCAGCAGGTCGTGCTGTACGTCGTGCTGACCCTGATCCTGTCGCTGGTTACCGTCTGGAGCGGCCGAACCCTGCTCAGGAATTCGGAGACGCTGACCTTTGCGGTCGGCGACGCCAACAGCGACCAGGCGCGCTTCGCGGCCAAGCTCGCCGACGTCCTGAAGAACAACACGTCGCGCTTCCGCCTGAAGATCGTCAACAATCCAGACAATGCCAAGGCGCTTGCCCAATTCGACCGCAAGCAGGCCGATCTCGCCATCGTGCGGACCGACAACAAGGTGCCCTCGCGGGCGCGGACGCTGGCGATTCTCGAGCACGACCTCGTGCTATTGCTCGGCCCCGGCAACAAGAAGATCAAGTCGCTCGCCGAGCTGAAGAAGAAAAAGGTCGCTGTCGTGGCCGAGAGCGACAGTTCGCTTGCCTTCGTGCGCACCATGCTCGACGCCCCCGAGGGCTCGGAGGCAGCGGCTAAGATCCAGATGGCGCCGCAGGGCATGCCGCTGGACAAGCTGTTTTCGCCCGGTGGCTACGGTGCCGTGATCGCCATCGTCCATGCCTCGAGGGCTGTCAGGGACAAGGCCTATGAGCAGGTCGCCAAGCGCGGCGGCTTCACACTGAACGCCATCGACGAGTCCAAGGCGCTGGCGCGCAAGATCCCCGGCATCTACGACGAGACGCTGACGGCCGGCACGCTGTCGGCCTCGCCTGAGATCCCCGACGACGATCTCGAAACCATCGGCCTCGAATGGCTGCTGGTCACGCAGTCGCGGATGTCGCTGACCTCGGCCGGCGAGCTGGCCCGCATCATCTATGAGAACAAGTCCGAGCTCGGGCTCGACAACGGCTTTGCGACGCGGATCGAGCCGGCCTCCGTCGACAAGGACGCCTACGTGATGGCGCATCAGGGCGCCGCCGACTACATCAATGACGACACCAAGTCGTTCATGGATAAGTACAGCGACATGATGTATCTGGGCGCCGGCGCGCTCAGCGTCATCGGTTCGATCTTCGCGGCGATCTACGCCAAGGTCACGCGCATCGCCCCCGAAAGGGCCGGCCAGCTCTCCACCGCCATCCTCGATATCGGCGAACGCATCGAGCATGCCCATTCACTGGATGAGCTCGAATGCCTCCAGGAGGAGCTCGAGGGCATTCTGCGCGGCGCGATCGTGGGCTTGCGAGACGGCTCGATAAGTACCGACGGCCTCGATACGTTCAAGCTCGGCTACGAGTTCGTCCGCGACGAGATCGGCATGCGCCGTGACTATCTCAAGCGACACGCCGGCGATGTCGAAAGACGACACGCCGGCGATGGCGACAAGCGACAGGTCGACGGCGACAAGGCGACCCTGCCCAATGACGACACCAATGTCGTGGTGGTGAAGACGGCCCAAAGCGCCTGA
- a CDS encoding DUF3307 domain-containing protein, translating into MVLLTVKHIIADFVLQNSWMAHGKDQKTGWALPLLTHCLIHLAVALPLILIVAPRFWFVAFIDFAIHITVDRAKGLVSANLGVNQEHPWFWTVIGVDQALHHLTGFGLSIFMAAN; encoded by the coding sequence ATGGTGCTGCTCACGGTCAAGCACATCATCGCCGACTTCGTGCTGCAAAATTCCTGGATGGCGCACGGCAAGGACCAGAAGACCGGCTGGGCGCTGCCGCTGCTCACGCACTGCCTGATTCATCTTGCGGTTGCGCTGCCGCTGATCCTGATCGTCGCGCCGCGCTTCTGGTTCGTGGCCTTCATCGACTTCGCCATCCACATCACGGTCGATCGCGCCAAGGGGCTGGTGTCAGCCAATCTCGGCGTCAACCAGGAGCACCCCTGGTTCTGGACCGTGATCGGCGTCGACCAGGCGCTGCACCACCTCACGGGTTTTGGCCTCTCCATCTTCATGGCAGCCAACTGA